The window TTAAAGCGGACGGCGAACTTATCGTATGTGCATTACCAGTGCGGTACAGCAAGGGTGTATTTAATAATCCTCATGCCAAAAATGGAAGAGAGATGTCTATTTTTCGTTGGGGAGCCGTGAGCATAGCTTTCTGTCGTTGATGTACATTATATCGTCTATCATGTTCACTTTCAATATCCCACCATTTCCAACTCTATACACTCCCTCTCAATTCCCGGGTATCTTACACGCCTATTTCTTGTCTCCAGTAGTAGGCTTCCCAGCAGCCAGAGGCTTCAGAACATGCCCCTCAGCCACACCCCCAGTCACACCCtcagccttgatctcctccagcaacctcctcacccccttcaccaacccctccctctcatccccctccgCACTACCACTCCCCGCCCATCGTATCCTGCACCGATGATCCACCAGATAAGTATACCCAACCTTGCTGTTCAACAGCCCCACGCTCTCCCTGATCTCATCCGTGATCCCCTTCCTCACAAGGAAATACCTGTGCCAATTCTCCTTGCCCACCTTGTTCCTCAACGACCAGGAAAACAGCTtgatcaacatcatcttcatccagtCCTCCTCGACATTGATCTGCACCAGCTGCGCCCTGCCGCCGCTCTCTTTGAGGACCCGGTGCAGGGCAGGGTTTTGCTCGGGGGAGACAAAGGTCTTGATCTGGTTCTCGGCCCACATGCCGCTGAAGACGGTGACGACGGAGGCGTggccggcgaggaggggggtggtgtctgCTTTTTGGCGGGAGGCCAGGGTGCGGCCgaagaggttggggaagTAGAGGGAGAGGTCGGCTTTGAAGAGGCGGGGGGGCGCGAGGAAGGTTTTGCCTTtgtggaaggagaggttgaccCAGTCGCGGAAGTAGGGGCGGGAGACTTTGTTTTTGCTACAGAGAGGAAAAGTAGGGGGTTagtggaaaggggggacaGGGAAGAGGGAAGTGGATAGGGGGGGGACAAACAGGTACTCCCGCTTGGCGAGATGTCTTTCGTAGTCTACGAAGTCATCACGGCGCTGTTTGAAGGTTCGGTGGTCGATGCCGGTGTTTTGTCCCGCGGCGGGGGGCGTGTTCATGCCAACTGGTCTTGACAGAGGGGTGGGTGTGAAGTCTTTTACTTTCTTGCCGTAGGACCGAGGGGCGTGGGCTAAGGGGCTGTCCGGAGCCGGCTCCGTGGCGGCTACCGGGGCCGGGGCGAAGGTCTGTCTCGGTTTCGGTTTCCCATCCGGAGCGGCGGCGCCGGGTGTGTGGTCTGTGGGAAGCCGCTGGTAGCCAGTGGTGCTAAAGGTGCGCCATTGACAAACAAGGCAGGTTGATGCCCTTGCGCCTGTTCGGAGTCCTGTCCTAGCGGCTAACATGGCAGCGGGGGTGGTTATGTGTGTCTGAGATATCCAATCCGTGGGAGAGGTTTGAAGCTCAGATGCCCCGTTCCCAAGAATTTTCCACGCGACAATTCTCGGCGCCGGGCCCCACTTCCACTGCCGCTGTCAACTCAGATCAGCGCTCGAGCCCCAGTGAGTGGCCCTTGAAAtctggggttttgggggcggTTAGGGTGCCAAGCACTCGGTTATTCGCGGAGGCTCAGTGAACCCCTCGGCCCAACGTCATATCTACAGTGTATAAGCCGGCGCAAGCCAGAGGTGAGACTGCTATGCGGGTTGTCGTTATCCCTTTGGTGCAGGAAGGAGGGACAGGTCAATTCGACTGAACTTTTGAATCTGAGAAGTCACTGCTGTCTTTGAGCGGTTGCATATTCTGTCATTTCCCGTTTGAGATGTTTTTGAACCAGAGCTCCCGCGTGGTGCGCCAGCAATGGCGGTTCTCCAGCCGGCGACTATCGTCTCTaagtcaacaacaccgcGCGCGAGGACCAACCCTCAGGACTCCGCTATCCCCACCGTTTGCGCCTCCCGCAAGGCTCTTCCATGCAAGCAGGAGTTTCTACGCTGTGAAGCCTGTGTTGCTCGCTGATATTGGAGAGGGTGCGTGTTTCTGTCACTTTAACTCTCGAGAACGAAGTTCATCTCAACTAACTGGTGGTGGCACAATTACAGGCATTGTCGAGTGCGAAATCATCCAATGGTTCGTCGAACCCGGGGCGCGCGTCGAGGAGTTCTCTCCACTATGCGAGGTTCAAAGTGATAAGGCTTCGGTGGAAATCACCAGCCGCTTCGCCGGTGTGGTTAAGAAGTTGCACTATGAAGCGGGCGAGATGGCCAAGGTGGGCAAGCCGTTTGTCGATATCGACATTCAAGGTGATGCCAAAGAGGCAGACTTGCAGGCTCTCGCACCTGCTGAGCCTGTGACCCCAACAGAGCCAACTACAAAGATCGAGAACCAGGTGGCGGCTCAGTTACCAAAgcaacctccaccagcaccaccatcagagCATAAGCCTGCACCGTGGAGCAATGGGGTCTACGAGCATACCTCGCCTAAGCCTCAACCAGGCGAGAAGGTGATTCTGGCAACTCCAGCAGTCAGATACCTTGCCAAAGAACTCAACGTCGACCTTCTCCAAGTCCAAGGCACGGGCAAAGAAGGCCGCATCCTAAAAGAAGACGTCTACAAGTTCGACGAGCAAAAGAACGCACCCCCAGCTCCCGCCCCAAGCCCCTttactccctcctcctccatcacacCCAccagtcaacaacaacaagaaacccCCATGCTCCTCACCCGAACCCAAGAAATGATGTTCAAAACCATGAcccgctccctctccatcccccacTTCCTCTACGCCGACGAGGTCGACTTCACCTCTCTGGTCGAGCTCCGCTCCCGCCTCAACAAAGTCCTCGCCAAACAACCCCTGTTTCTAGACTCAGCCACCCACCCGGTAGCAAAACTATCCtacctccccttcatcatcaaggcAGTCTCCATGGCCCTATACAAATaccccatcctcaactcCCGCGTCGACATCGACCCTGCCACATCCAAACCCTCCCTCGTGCTCCGGAGTCAGCACAATATCGGGATTGCAATGGACACCCCCCACGGGCTACTCGTCCCCGTCATCAAAAACGTCGGATCActcaacatcctccagaTCGCAGCGGAACTCACGAGACTTCAAAGTCTGGCTACGGAGGGGAAGCTGAGCGTGGGGGATATGTCCGGGGGAACGATCACGGTGAGCAACATCGGGAACATTGGGGGCACGTACCTCAgtccggtggtggtggagaaggaggtggcaATTCTGGGGAttgggaggatgaggaccgTGCCTGCTTTTGGGGAGAATGATCGggtggtcaagaaggagatttGCAACTTTAGCTGGAGCGCGGATCATAGGGTTGTGGACGGggcgacgatggcgagggcggccgaggtggtgagggggattGTGGAGGGGCCGGATGTGATGGTTATGCATTTGAGGTAGAGTTACATaagttgggggggttgtttttgggcaGCAAGCGAAGAGGGATGGTACAGCACTAGAAGTTTCAAGAAAAGTTGGAAGTtatttgggggggggtgggggggtggtgggttatGTCATAACTCAGTATGTCTTTGTCGGAGTTGCGTCCCGGTTGAGCCGGCCGTCTTACCCGCACGGGGGGATTTTGGGCAGGTTTTATTGACTACCGAGTTTGATTGGGACAGTcaaggaaaggcaaggcaagcaaTTGCCGTGCTTCGTCAAAGTCGGTGACTctttttgggtggtggagaggttgagtggagggggggagacgACTAGAGTGTTACAAGGCATTTTTACTTAGATAAGAGGTTTCGAAAACACATACAAAAGTACATATATTTTTATCTTGTGAGCATGGAGAGCAACGTTGGTGGGATGCCTGAGGGAACAGccgaagaaaagaagaaaaaaagaaaagtgaTCCCATCTCCCGATCCCGCGATTACACGGCGAGGCGGGGGTTAGGTAGGATATCGGTTGTATTGCATTAAATACATGACCGTCAGCCTACTTACCTTACCTGTCTTATGTAGTGTGTGTCGGATCGTGACTTGGTTTGTTCGCTTCCattgtctctctctcactgACTCTTCAAGCCTGGAGGGATGCATGAACGGGCATTAGATGAAGAatgtacctaggtaggtgtGTGCATGGGCTATCCGGGTTTACCTATTGGTCTTTGGGTGTacgagaaggggggagggtatgtgtgtgtgtgtgtgtgtgtgtgtgtgtgtgttgccATACCGGTGTGATAACCCCACGACGGGACGGCATATACGGAGAGGAAGTTGAGCACCTAGCTATTGCTATCGATACCcctttgatgatgatgatggtggtagtggtggttgAGCAAGTTCTTCTATCGGTTGTTCTATCCAACGATCCATGCATTTGATAGAACGGGCCGAGTTGAGACTGGGTTCCAATCTGGGAGACATATTGGAAAAGCGGGCTTCTGTGCTTTGGGCTCATGCTGCCAGAGTAGGTGTGCTATAGAAGTTTTGACAGAAAGGTGCTTGGAATTATGCGGCATGATCAGATATTGCTTGGTTGATctggttggtgaagaaggcattggcctacctatctacctaCTTGGTTGTCAGTAGGTTGACTGCACCAGGCCGATATGTTTCGTGCCGTTTCGCAGCTGAGCACCGCATTGGCACAGCTAGGCCACGCTCCGGGCAGTTACGCAGACCAGAGGTTCTAGTCTTGTGGTGGTCATCGCGGGATTGGGGGCAAAGCCATAATCTGTATAGTAACGATGAACAAACTCCGTTTCAGCGCAGTAAGAAGAACCTGGGGTGCGAAAGTTGGGTAGGTACCTCCAAGTACAGATGCTATACGACCTTGTATCGCTTTTCAAAAGCAAACACCTTAATAAGGCTTCTGGTTTGCCCCTTTCATTCGTCGTATTGCGTGCTTTACCCCAAAACGAAGGCTTTTTCTCCTGGTTGTTCGCCACGGGACCGATATAACACTCCGTGGAACGGCATTTGGTTTGGTTGgccacaccccctcctctatGCATAACTTGATATTGTTTCTAATTCTTGTTGACCATCCCTTCGACCGCCAAGCCGTTTCCTTCTGGGCAGAAGGATCGCGTCGAAAAAAGCGAGGCGGTCGGTGATGGTCTGCGGGTGAATCGGCCGTTTCTCGTgaccatcctcatccagcgACCCGTTTCTGGGATTTTGCCAAGTGCTTGGTTTGCATTATTTGGGCGTTGTTGGGTGCGCGCCAAGCTGGTAGAGTAGGACCGGAAAGTAATAGATATTGAGTAGGTGCGTGTTGTGAGATGTGACTCGTAATCTTTACTTCGGAGCGTCTTTGTATGGAGATTACCATACACTGAATGAGGTTGTGTTTGCCGGGCGGTACGCCATATACAGCACACAGCAAATGCGGGATTGTCACGCCGGGAAACATTCGGCAGGTGTACCTTGATGTGCAGGTTGAAGAACGGGACAGCaagttggtgttgctgcctTGTCTGGGGATGTCGTTCGGTCATCCCGGGAATGCATGTCGAGTGGTTGCGGCAATATTGCAAGTGAGGTCAGCAACGGCAGTAGTATCAAGTGATATCCTCCCTCGGCCCAACATACTGCTATTGAATACAACGGAAGTACGGGGCTGCGGACATAGCAACCGTTGCCTAGGCATGACCAGAGCTCAGGGGGAATGTTTACTTTGTCTCaactcaccccctccttcccagcAACTTGGTAAAGGCGTTCCTGTTCCTGCGTCGACTTGGTTTGCGTTGTCAACTCCATGCTAGATAGGCGAGCAGATGCTGCAGAGGAACCCGACCGGGCGGGGCCTGGCACCATTCGGAGATCGACGGAGAGAAGGGCGGGGATACGAGACCAATCACTCATAAGAAAGAACACAGTTTCTGATTTGTTTCCCCAATCATCTTGTGTATGCTGGGTAGCACCAAAGAACATCAAATTCATGTTCGCTTGCTAAAAGAGTAACCTCAGGTAGGTCTAATACCTTACCAAACCCCGTCGCCATCCTTCCACCCATCAACCGAATTACCTATATACTATGTATGTTAAATTCCCAGAGATTTTTAAACGCCCACGACTAAAGACATGGACTCAGCCATGCTTCGTCAAATGCAAAGTAATGGATTGATCCAAACACAAGTCAGTGCTGGTCCATCTTCCCAAGTACCCCCTTCTGTTGCTCCGGCTTCCCAAGAACGATTGCGCCGCAAGATAAAAGTCGACAAAAAAAAGCAATCCGTTTCGCCACCACAATTCATGTGTCAGAGAAAGACGATTGTCGTTCAAGACAAGACTCCTTTCCCAATGCGACGGTGGGGCTGACTGACAAAACCcaaccctttcccatccaacccccggGCGGTGACTCTTAGCGCCATGCAGCTACGGCTTTGCTTGTCCCACCCATCATTTCGGTATGCACGTCACTTTCTCTGGGCTTCCGCCGCGACGGTCTCCATCGTGTCCAGGACTCGGTCTAGAGCCTCAGCCATGACAGCTTCGGCTGGGCGACTGACGTCAATGCTAATAACATCGACCTCATCCGTGGTTGGCCTTTCCAAGACTTCGAATTGACTGTGGACCATGTTGGCTCCCATGTAATGGTTCTTGCGAGCCATCACCCTTTGCAAGAGGAGCTCCTCGGACGCATCCAGATAGATGAagtggagatggaggttgggCGAGAAATAGGGGGCGACACGGATGACATCGCGGTACTTGCGCTTCAAAGCAGAGCAAGTCAACACCACGCCTCTGTGTCCACgttccagctccttgagAGAAGCCTCCCGGAGAGCCGTCAACCAGTCCCACCGATCAGCATCCGTCAAGGGAATGCCAGCGCTCATcttgtcgatgttggcttGTGGGTGGAACTAGTAATCATGATTAGCCCGATGCTATGGGTCATGGGACTTGGGACTTGGGACAAAGAACAtacctcatcaccctcgatATATGGCATATGAAGAACAGTGGCCAGGTACTTGGCAACAGTGCTCTTTCCACAGCCGGCGGGGCCAGTAACGAGCCAGATGTGGCGCTGCTCATTTTTGGATAGTGACGAAGAGACATTGCCGTTGGTACGCACACCATTCGATAaagatgatgttgggagTCTCATGgtgcttggtgatggggagatgTTTTGGTGGCCGTTGGAAATAGCTGGTGACCCCGGGGTTTGTCCCTTCAAGGAGATGGCTGAGTCGTACGAAAGCATGTTGGGTTCTGGtactggtggtggtctcgaagatggtggtggtatccTCCGTCTTTGAAGAAAGCGTGGGTCCGGCTTGACGGCGAGAGTTAAAACCGGCGATGACGTTTGTGagtgggcggtggtggtgatgaatgACCGGAAGTGGGCACGCGCTACCTAACGTGACAATtggatgacgacgacaaaGGAATCACAACAGACGGCAGAATACTACGGCCCATTGAGAGAGGAAACGATCACGAAGAGGAGCTTGGGAAAAGGGACAttcaaacaaaacaaggtGTGGTTGGGATAGCAGGGCAAAAGGGAGTCAGCCGACGGCGGCCGGCCGGCCATTTATATAGCTGAATCCTGTAGCAGGTCATACCTGGAAGTGATGACCTAAAAGTTTCCTCTTCAGCAGGGCAGGCGGGCAGGCTGGGACCCCAGAGCCAAAAAAAGGTACCACTGGTACTTCCAAGCTTGGGGGGCTTCAGCGGAACCCGCTGAGCGATCTGCTGGGAACGCGCGGGAACCCCATGGATCCTAGCCTCGAGGGGGCAACATGGAACCTCGAGAACGGGCGGGTGACCTGCTGGTACTGCGCCCATGCGCCGTACCCAGGTACTCACAGTGGGACTCGGC is drawn from Podospora pseudocomata strain CBS 415.72m chromosome 1 map unlocalized CBS415.72m_1, whole genome shotgun sequence and contains these coding sequences:
- the ATP10 gene encoding Mitochondrial ATPase complex subunit atp10 (COG:O; BUSCO:EOG09263UN3; EggNog:ENOG503NY67), whose amino-acid sequence is MLAARTGLRTGARASTCLVCQWRTFSTTGYQRLPTDHTPGAAAPDGKPKPRQTFAPAPVAATEPAPDSPLAHAPRSYGKKVKDFTPTPLSRPVGMNTPPAAGQNTGIDHRTFKQRRDDFVDYERHLAKREYLKNKVSRPYFRDWVNLSFHKGKTFLAPPRLFKADLSLYFPNLFGRTLASRQKADTTPLLAGHASVVTVFSGMWAENQIKTFVSPEQNPALHRVLKESGGRAQLVQINVEEDWMKMMLIKLFSWSLRNKVGKENWHRYFLVRKGITDEIRESVGLLNSKVGYTYLVDHRCRIRWAGSGSAEGDEREGLVKGVRRLLEEIKAEGVTGGVAEGHVLKPLAAGKPTTGDKK
- a CDS encoding uncharacterized protein (COG:F; EggNog:ENOG503P32X), with the protein product MLSYDSAISLKGQTPGSPAISNGHQNISPSPSTMRLPTSSLSNGVRTNGNVSSSLSKNEQRHIWLVTGPAGCGKSTVAKYLATVLHMPYIEGDEFHPQANIDKMSAGIPLTDADRWDWLTALREASLKELERGHRGVVLTCSALKRKYRDVIRVAPYFSPNLHLHFIYLDASEELLLQRVMARKNHYMGANMVHSQFEVLERPTTDEVDVISIDVSRPAEAVMAEALDRVLDTMETVAAEAQRK
- a CDS encoding uncharacterized protein (EggNog:ENOG503NWU1; COG:I) encodes the protein MFLNQSSRVVRQQWRFSSRRLSSLSQQHRARGPTLRTPLSPPFAPPARLFHASRSFYAVKPVLLADIGEGIVECEIIQWFVEPGARVEEFSPLCEVQSDKASVEITSRFAGVVKKLHYEAGEMAKVGKPFVDIDIQGDAKEADLQALAPAEPVTPTEPTTKIENQVAAQLPKQPPPAPPSEHKPAPWSNGVYEHTSPKPQPGEKVILATPAVRYLAKELNVDLLQVQGTGKEGRILKEDVYKFDEQKNAPPAPAPSPFTPSSSITPTSQQQQETPMLLTRTQEMMFKTMTRSLSIPHFLYADEVDFTSLVELRSRLNKVLAKQPLFLDSATHPVAKLSYLPFIIKAVSMALYKYPILNSRVDIDPATSKPSLVLRSQHNIGIAMDTPHGLLVPVIKNVGSLNILQIAAELTRLQSLATEGKLSVGDMSGGTITVSNIGNIGGTYLSPVVVEKEVAILGIGRMRTVPAFGENDRVVKKEICNFSWSADHRVVDGATMARAAEVVRGIVEGPDVMVMHLR